One region of Culex pipiens pallens isolate TS chromosome 2, TS_CPP_V2, whole genome shotgun sequence genomic DNA includes:
- the LOC120428811 gene encoding EKC/KEOPS complex subunit LAGE3, giving the protein MSASGPIVASLKIPFPTRREAEIAYDVLRVDAEPKRSFIEKTLKLEDNQLLVEFRGEQAKNVRVGVGSFFESLILCCETIDQFGPATLEQYEHY; this is encoded by the exons ATGTCCGCCAGCGGTCCCATCGTCGC CTCGCTCAAGATTCCGTTCCCGACGCGACGTGAAGCCGAAATCGCCTACGACGTGCTGCGGGTGGACGCCGAACCAAAGCGCAGCTTCATCGAGAAGACCCTCAAGCTCGAGGACAACCAGCTGCTGGTGGAGTTCCGCGGCGAGCAGGCCAAGAACGTGCGCGTCGGCGTCGGTTCCTTCTTCGAGTCGCTGATTCTGTGCTGCGAGACGATTGACCAGTTTGGACCGGCCACCTTGGAGCAGTACGAGCACTATTAG
- the LOC120428810 gene encoding uncharacterized protein LOC120428810, translated as MPEHTPAPTPSRAIYGFCLFLLFKTLFILYVLWAFIPTELLDGFGLTYLPDKYFALFIPILLLVGLTFFAFLVYPSLSLAMMPDRDAVATVTDPYAIVRCQYQFPDRQHCNQRIDRPYGDSWLVKPFCSKHSIRVTTASDLRGSVRISNFCDCPVAGTDEERCLLRKDPGHLGRLRGKPMVPAVADLNMAEVSRVLYRKKGR; from the coding sequence ATGCCAGAACACACGCCCGCCCCGACGCCCTCCCGTGCCATTTACGGATTCTGTCTGTTTCTGCTCTTCAAAACCCTCTTCATCCTGTACGTCCTCTGGGCCTTCATTCCGACGGAACTGCTGGACGGGTTCGGTCTCACCTACCTTCCGGACAAGTACTTTGCCCTGTTCATCCCGATCCTGCTCCTGGTCGGCCTCACCTTCTTCGCGTTCCTCGTTTACCCGTCGCTCTCACTTGCGATGATGCCCGACCGGGACGCGGTGGCCACCGTGACCGATCCGTACGCGATCGTGCGCTGTCAGTACCAGTTCCCGGATCGGCAGCACTGCAACCAGCGCATTGACCGCCCGTACGGCGACAGTTGGCTGGTGAAGCCGTTCTGCTCGAAGCACTCGATCCGGGTGACCACGGCCAGTGATCTGCGCGGGAGTGTCCGCATTTCGAACTTTTGCGATTGTCCGGTGGCTGGCACGGATGAGGAGCGATGCTTGTTGAGGAAGGATCCGGGCCATTTGGGACGGTTGAGGGGGAAGCCGATGGTGCCGGCGGTGGCAGATTTGAATATGGCCGAGGTGAGCCGGGTGTTGTACCGGAAGAAGGGGAGATAG